DNA sequence from the Paenibacillus azoreducens genome:
CATAATCGATCTGTTTAATGTGACGGAATAGCGTTATTTGGGGTATAAATTAATGCACTGATGTGCGTATCAAAATGACGAAATCTTTATATGGGATGACATAGTTGTATGTGTTATTGGTTGAATCATGGGTTCATTTGGCACTGGGTAGCAACCCACATGTCACAGACATTACGCAAAATCTATCTATGAAATTGTTTCTTACTCTAATCTCGTCTTAAGTGCATCTTCTAACATGAAATTAAAATCAGTAAATGAATTCATTACCGTACATGAAGGTTTATCAAGCTCCAAATATACCATCTGAGTTAAGTCATAACAATATAATGCTATATCAGAGTCTCCAAAAAAGACATACTGTTTTTGCCATTCATTTTCATACCAAATCTCATTAGTTTCAATAAATCCATGAATCTCATTTTCTTCTTCAGTTTCTAATAGAGATTTGTCAACTCCATAAATAACTAAGCCGTTGAAGTCCAAACCATTTACAGTCATTAAAAATTGAATGAACTGGTCAGGTAATACAAATCCATTAAACTTTAATAATGTCTCTTCCTGAAGTCTCTTAATTTCATCACTAGTAGCAGGTTTTCTTAAATTAAAGCCATATTCACTTAGTACAGTTTGTATATCTGCTAGTAAATCTCGCCACACAGTCGAACTCCTCCTCATCATTTAGGCTTTTTGGGGTAAACAAATCCATCAGGAATCGGCCAATTCATCGTTTTACTCTCTCCAGGTTTCAATCCCCTTGTCGCATTCATTTGAGCATTTGTAATAACTTTATGGTAGGGGTCATTTTTTATCAAAACTAAATTATCATATGAATTCGTTCCACCATCATCTAGTGGCAATTTATGATGCACCTGCCAGCCTATTGGTACAATTACCATTCTTCATTAAAGCAATATCAGCATCTGATAAACCTGCTTCCTTGAGTAGTTTGACTTTTTCAGGGTCGTTAGCTAAGTCTTTAAGATAATTTTTTCTCTTCAAAATCAATAAAAGCATCTATAGAATCCCTTATAATGATCGACGTATCATTAACTTCATCCCAATCTTCAAGTAATGTTAAAAGATATGGAACTACTTCGAGAGAAAGCGTTGTAACTGCCGCTGACGCAAATGTATTAACCGCATCTTCTGTAGCTTTTTCTAAAAACCGAAGATTGTTGAAGTCTCTTAAATCTTCATGGGTACAAATTGAGCAAAATATCCGAATACAAAGATTAATACTGCTTCATCTTCAGAATGATTTAACAAGTGAATTAAGAGTGCTTTTTGTGTAAAATCTCCTAACTTGAAAAGTTCTACGAGTTGGAGTATAACATCTTGTTCCGTCTTTGAACGTAAGATGCTTTCCTTAATATCCGAAATGTTGGAATTTGATATCTCACCGTACCAACTGCTATTCATAAGGTTCGTATAGTTCGCCATTTTTCATAACCCTTTTATTTTTTTCCTTCATTCAGCATCACTCTGCCATTTTAACACTTTATTTTAAAAAACTTGGTAGAAAATCAATGAAAAATAAGAGAGGGACACAGCTTTCTCTAGCCTGTGTCCCTTTATTTTTCTCCGTATTTCTCTTGGATCTTCTCGTATTCACTTTCAACCAGCTTGAAAAAATCGGATGGTTTGATTTTTAGACCTTTGCAAAGTTCAAATATATTTTGTGACAGAAGGTTCATTCCTCTAATCAAGCAATATATAGATAGAAACGGTTCAGTTCGTCTAAATATTGCTCTCGAGAGCGTCTGAAATCGAATTTTACAAAATCCTAGCTTATCAAATTGTTAACTCTATGGGTATTCTATTTATATAGTGATTTAGAAGATGTGAGTTTTGTCTATTTAAATTGATGAAATTGCTTTGAAGTTTGCATGCTACTAATTGTTTTGTATGGAATCTTTCACATTCTCTAAATGAACATTTCTATAACTTATTTCGGAATCACTAAGCCCTTCTTGTTTCCAAAGTGTTATTAATCTTTTATCACTTATTACTTTTAATGCTTCTTCCTTTATCTCTTTCCTTAAACAATTATGTCGTAGACATATCTCTGCTAACAAAACATTAAACATCCATTTAACTTCCTCATAATCATCGGTTTGCATTTCATATTCATCTATCAATCTAGAAATTGCTTGATTGGGAGATAGGCCGTCTGAAACAGACTTATGATAATCGTTTGGAATATATTTCATTAGTTCCTCATAAGTCATCGGTTCTAACAATTGAATCCCTCCATTTTTATCTATATATGGAATAACATAGCGGGTTCATTCGGCACTTGATAGTTCCAAACTAATTATCTCCAATTTGTTCATTGAATTTTCCAATGTCAAACATGATTTTCTTAATATCCTCGGATTCTAACTCTTCCTTTAATGGCAATAATGAGATATCACTTATCATAATGTTTAAGTTATTCTTTAGATCCTCTCTAAGATAACCTTTATCGAGACAAAGTAGAGCAATTGTCAGATAAATAACTAATTTTTCAACTTTACTGTTGACAATCCCTCGATGATATTCGACAAGTAATTTTTCCGTTACTTGTGATAATGACAACCCCTCATCTAAAAATTCTTCAAAATCTTCAACAATATATTGCTCAAGTTCCTTATAATTGCTTAACATTAGCATCATTCACCTCTCGTATTTTTAAATTCACCCGAGTATACATTCAATTTGATATTAGGGTACTCTTGCCTGAATTGCATTATAATATCGGAACAGCTTCTGAAAGCAGGTAATTCCGTGAATAAATCAATTGTACCTTTAGCTTGCTTGTTGTTCCCTAATTGATGTGCTATATCCTCTAAGATTTTTCGCTCTGTGTCATTATTCCTAGGAAAAGCCCCC
Encoded proteins:
- a CDS encoding YrhA family protein; this encodes MWRDLLADIQTVLSEYGFNLRKPATSDEIKRLQEETLLKFNGFVLPDQFIQFLMTVNGLDFNGLVIYGVDKSLLETEEENEIHGFIETNEIWYENEWQKQYVFFGDSDIALYCYDLTQMVYLELDKPSCTVMNSFTDFNFMLEDALKTRLE
- a CDS encoding Imm3 family immunity protein, with product MLEPMTYEELMKYIPNDYHKSVSDGLSPNQAISRLIDEYEMQTDDYEEVKWMFNVLLAEICLRHNCLRKEIKEEALKVISDKRLITLWKQEGLSDSEISYRNVHLENVKDSIQNN
- a CDS encoding Imm3 family immunity protein, translating into MLSNYKELEQYIVEDFEEFLDEGLSLSQVTEKLLVEYHRGIVNSKVEKLVIYLTIALLCLDKGYLREDLKNNLNIMISDISLLPLKEELESEDIKKIMFDIGKFNEQIGDN